The bacterium genome contains the following window.
GTAACTATTCACCATTCACAATTCACCATTCACAATTTCTTCCCTAAATTTCCTTAATAATGGTGAATGGTGAATTGTCAATTGTGAATTGTGAATTATCACTCTTCACGGTGTCAAGCAAACCTGGTCCAAGAGTTCGATGCACCGCTATAGCGCATCCAATGACTCTATTCGATAATTCATCAAATTTCACTTCGTGCTCTCCGTACCCTTCGTGGTGAATAGTTACTCGCAGAGAAGACATAGAAATAAAGTAACTATTCAGCCACTGATTAACACGGATTAGCACGGATAAAAAAATAAAATCAGTGTTTCATCTGTGTCCATCTGTGGCTGAATAGTTACCAATAAATTTTAATTTTTTCTCTGCGTCTCTGTGTCTGTGCGGTAAACAGTTACTGATTTTTCTCTCAACTTTCAATTTTTATCCTTACCTGTTCCTTAATTTCTATCTTTTCTTTTTCCGGGTCAATTTCTAATCCAAAACCAGAGATATGAACCTTTTTATGAATTATATCCACTCTATCTGGAGTAATAAAAATTTGTGGTTTAGCACGCCAGTTAAGGGTATCACTTCTAAATTCTGTTCCTTCCTCATTCGTTGCTTTAACCTGACCTTTGAGTTCAATATCTCTTGTTTGGGTATCAAGAATGCCATTTTGAGCCTCTACGGTTAAAACAGGTTTGTTATCGGAAAAAAAGATACATTTAATCTGTTCAAGTTTAGTATGTGTTGGCGACATTGCGGCTTTTTTAGCCAATAATTCCCATTGAGGCTTACCAGATATTGTCTCGACAAGGTAAAATCCCTTTAAGCCTGATTCTGAGTCAGAAAATTCAGTCGCAGGAATCTTATCTTTTTCTTTTATTTTACCTGTATTTTTAATTAAAAGAAAACTAATAATTCCTATTAAAATTAAAACAAATATAAAAATTTTTAATCTCATTTAATTGATAGGAAATTGCTTTTTGGGGTTTGGGGATAATTTTATTTATTTTTGGTAACCGTTCACCGCAGAGACACAGAGACGCAGAGAAAAAAATTAAAATCTATTCACCAGAGACAGAAATTTCCTTTTTTTGTGTGCCTTTCGGGTCTTTCGTTGTTTATTAATCTTTTAATACTTACTTTTGACTAACTGTTTTTAAGCCTTTTTAAACACCGAAAAACGCAATAAACACGAAAAAAAAGATATTTTCCTCTCTGTTTTCTCTGCGTCTCTGCGGTAAAGGATTACCTGAACGGTTACTATTTTTGCACCTCCTGAAGGTATTTTAGCAAAAATTTTGTCCTATGTCAACAAAAAATTCGACCTGTTACAAATTCCTCATTCACTACCAATCCGCAAATTTTTACTTTCGATTTATCAGAGTTTCAGAAATTTCCCTTGACATTTTTATTCATTCATTGTAAAATATATTTGGTGTAAGATTAATGAAAATAGGTATTATGGCTGATTCTCACGAGAATATGCCAATGATTGCAAAGGCTGTAGAATATTTTAATCAAGTTCAGGTAGATTTAGTCTTGCATGCGGGTGATATTATATCTCCTATTACTTGTAAAGAGTTTAAGCATCTGAATAGTAAACTCATTGCTGTATTTGGAAATAATGATGGAGAAAGGGCTTTATTAACAAAAAAGTTTAATGAACTAAAGATAGAAATTTATCCGGCTCCTTATGAGTTAACTATTGTAGGAAAAAGGATTTTACTATATCATATTCCAGATTTTTTAGATGATTTAATTAAAACTGGGTCGTATGATGTTATTATTTATGGACATACACATACCGTAGATGTTAGAGAAGGTAAAACATTGGTAATTAATCCGGGGGAATGTGGTGGGTGGTTAACCAATAATTGCACGGTGGGAATTCTTACATTGCCTGAATGCCGTGTGGAAATAGTTAATATGGAGAATAAATGTGAAAAAAAATAATGAATCAAGAATAGGATTAGTTTATCATCCAGCTTATTTACTTCATGAGACCCGAGGGCATCCGGAAAATAAACTTCGATTAATAAAAATATTAAAATACTTAGAAGAAAGTCCAATTAGAGATAAATTATTTTATATTCCACCACGATATGCGACGGTGGAAGAGGTTAGTTTTGTTCATCCATTGACTTATATAAAAATGATAGAGCGTGCCTGCCAGACAAATAAAAAGTCGATAGACCCGGATACCCAGATATGTTCTAAGTCTTATGAAGTCGCACTGTTAGCGGTTGGTGGAGTAATATCAGCAATTGATACGGTGATGGAAGGGAAGAAGGTAAAAAATGCCTTTGCCTTAATCAGACCACCAGGACATCATGCCGAACCTAATAAAGGAATGGGATTTTGTATATTTAATAATATTGCAATTGGCGCAAAATATGCCCAGAAGAAATATGGTCTTAAAAAAATACTGATTATTGACTTTGATGTCCATCACGGAAATGGAACACAATTAGTTTTTTATGATGACCCGGGTGTATTATATGGTTCTATTCATCAATATCCATTTTATCCGGGCACAGGGACTCAATTAGAAAAAGGCGAGGGTAAAGGAGAAGGATTTACTATCAATATTCCTCTTCCGGCTAAAAGTGGTGATTTAGAGTATATTCAGGCATTCAAAAATTACATACAACCACAAAGTTTAGAGTTTAACCCGGAGTTAGTTTTAGTTTCTGCGGGATTTGATGCACATAAAGATGACCCGATTGGCGGTATGAAGTTAACTACGGAAGGTTATAAAAATCTGGCAAAGATGATTTGTGAGATAGCGGAACAATGTTGCGAAGGTAAAATCGTCTCCTGTCTGGAGGGAGGTTATAATTTAGAGGTATTGCCTGTTCTTGTAGAAGAATATCTATTAGAGATGTTGAATTATTAGGGGGAATAATAAGTAATATAAAAAGTAACTATTCACCCTATAGGAAAGTAGGAGAGTAGGGAAGTAGGAAAGGGAAAGAAAATGAATGAGAAGTTATAAGGGAAAAGGGGAAAAACAGGGGAAAATGGGAAAAGAAAAAAGGAAATCACTTTTACCCTTTTCCCCAATTTTCCATTTTCCCTTTATTACACACTGAGCACTTACAAAATCTTAATTTATGCCGTTGTTGAGTATAGTATGAAGTATTTTCCCCTCTTCCTACTTCCTACTTTCCTACTTCCTACTTCCTACTTGCTTGGTATGCTGAATAGTTACTATAAAAATTGGGAATCAGTGATTAGATTTTCACGCTTTCTGTGATTTCTAATTTCAATCTATATTACAAAGGGAGGGAATAAAAATGAATTTTAAAAGCATAATCTTATCTCTATGTTTTTTGATTATTCTTCCCGTTGGTGTTTTTGGAGCAGGGGCGGCATTTTTAAAAATGGATGTAGGAGCAAGACCTCAGGCACTGGGTGGGGCATATACGGCTTTAGCAGATGATGTCACCTCTATTTATTGGAATCCAGCAGGACTTGCCCGGATAAATCAGCCAGAATTTAATTTTATGCACAATGAATGGTTTGAGGGAATTAATTATGAATTTGTTGGCGTAGCATATCCTGTAGAAGATTTGACCTTTGCCACCTCTGTAACCTACCTCTATATGGATGAAATAAAAGAGATATTAAGGGATACTCAGGGTTACGGAAATGGCAGATATTGGGAAACAGGGAAATTGTTTACGGCAGAAAATATGGCATTATCTTTAGCCTTTGCCCAGGCAATCGAAGAAAATCTCTTTATGGGAGTGAATTTTAAATATATTTATGAAACTATTGAAGATACCTCTGCTTCTGGATTTGCTGTGGATTTAGGAATATTAACTAAACCATCAAATAAACTTGGATTGGGATTTGTTATATGTAATGTAGGTCCTAAGATGAAATTTATAAAGGATGAATTCGCATTACCATTAACATATCGGGCTGGAATATCTTATCAATTAGGAAGGAATTTTAATATTTCTTTTGATATAAAAAAGATTAAAGATGAGAAAATAGATTTTTGTGCGGGTATAGAATCATGGTTTGGTGAATGGTTAGCGTTAAGATTTAGTGGGAAAACAAATTCAGATAATAAACTGGGGAAATTTAAAGGTTTATCTACGGGGATGTCTGCTGGATGTGGATTTAAACTGGGTAATTCTGTGCTCGTAGATTACGCTTATGCACCTTATGGTGATTTGGGCGATACCCACAAACTCTCTATCTCAACAAAATTTGGCACTAAAAGGATTCCAACACCTAAAGTTAAACCAATAAAAGTTTATCAACCTATAAAATCTTATGAAGGGGCTAAACCAGAGATAACTAAACCGCTCAAAAAACCAGAGATATTAACTGTTCGGGTAAAGATGGATAATGTCGCTATCTGGGATGGTCCTGGTTCGAATTATCAACGCATTGCCACAGTTTCCAAAGGAACAGAATTGCCTGTTCTGGATACATCGAAGAAATGGTATTATAAAGTTATGTTAGAAGATGGGACTATTGGTTGGATATGTTCTACTTTTGTTGAGTAAATTTTACTATGGATGACATAAATTTCACGAAAGAAGGATAATTATTTATGGAATTTCAAGAGGTTTTTTTAACCTCTTTAATATATAAAAATAGAATTTAAACCGAGGAGGATATAAATATATGGCAGAGATTTTAAAATGTGCAGGTGCAGTTTATCTTGGTATTGAAAAAGAAGGAGATACCTGGCTTGGTAAATTGACCGGAGAATTAACTATATGTGGAGAAGGAAATCTAAAACTTTCAACAGAAGGAGTAACATTTAAACGCTGGCTTCCGCCACGAGAATTCGTTATTCCAATTGAAAAGATAAAAAAAGTAGAGTTGAGCACTACTCATTTACTTAAACCTGTATTCCCGGGGAGAGTCCTTAGAATTGTATATCAAGAATCTCAAGATATACTTATTTTTGGAGTATGGCTTGGGACTCGGGATGGAATAAAATGGAAAACTAAGATAGAATCTCTTCTAACTGGACAGGGTCAAACCGTGACAAAAGAAAGTGAAGAGGGAAGAGAAGAAGATAAATAGGCGAGGACAAAATTAATTGTGTGATATCAGAACGCAAGCTTTTTCTCAGAATTTATCAGGATTTTTTAGCCTATTCTGAAAGGTGTAGAAATTAAGAAGGGAACAGATGGTAGAATAATAGGTAACCGTTCAGGCTATATATCAAAAGTGTAAGAAAGGGGATAAGGAGATAAGAGTGATATGGAGATAAGATAATAGAAATAGATTGAAATTTATAGAAATAGGTAGAAATTGATTGTGGAAAACAACAAATTTCCATAAATTTCTATTAGTTTCTATTAATTTCAATTTTTTTAATAATATCTCCCTATCTCCTTAATCTCCACATCTCCTTTTGTTACACCACCTGAACGCTTACAATATCTGGATATTAAGGAGGAAGATTATGCCTTCACAAGTGTTGAGTAGTATGGAGAAAACAATCAGCCATTTATCTGGTATGGAACAGTTATGGCTGATTGAGCAACTTGCTCATCGCTTACAAGAGAACCTGATGAAAACTCATGTGATTGAACAGTATGCTTTCGAAAGCCAACTTGCTGCGATGTCAATGGACCCTGAGGTTCGAGCTGAGTTGCAAAAGATTGATCAAGAGTTTACTGTAACGGAAGCAGATGGATTGGAGAGCAGATAATGACCATTAATCGAGGAGAAATTTATTTTGTCAATTTGGATCCTGTGAAGGGACGAGAGCAAGCAGGGCAACGTCCAGTATTGGTTTTATCTGTAGATGCCATTAATAAATTGCCTCTTGTGGTTACAGTCGTTGTTGGGACAAGAGGCGAAAACATTTCTCGTGATTATCCGACAAATGTCCGTGTATCACCAGAAGATAGTGGTTTAGCGATAGAAACAATTTTCTTATGTTTTCAAATCCGTTCATTGGATCCCAAACGGTTTCCTGATAAACCAGCTGGCAAGGTTTCAGGTAAGGTATTAGAGAAGATTGAAACAGCTGTTCGTTACTCCCTTGGGCTATGATTGATGTCAAATAGGGGATTGAATTTGAGAAAATGCCCGAAGAACTTCAGATAACATGGGATAAACAAAATTGGAGGTTATTGTTCTCTTAATTTCTAAGCATCAAACAAAGGATGTGTGGTTAAAACTGTTACGATCTTTCCGAACCTCCAACTTCGTTTATCCCAAGAACGTTATCTGACATTCGGCTTGACAGATAGCATCTTCAAGAGCAATACCGGGAGGTGTTTGAAATGGCAACACGAATCTTTACCGCGGTTCTCCACAAGGAAGAAAACCTGTACGTAGCAGAATGCCCCGAAGTTGGGACGGTTAGCCAGGGGTACACTGTTGAGGAAGCCATCGCCAATCTGCGAGAAGCGACGGAGCTTTACCTGGAAAAGTTCCCCCTACTTGAAGTTACCAAGCCGTTGATGACCACTTTTGAGGCGGAGGCGTATGCTTAAGTTACGCAGGGTATCGGGAAAAGAAACTATCCGTGCACTGGAACGCCTGAGTTTCGAGAGAGTGCGGCAACGCGGCAACCACGTGGTGCTTAAGAAACAAACGCCAGAGGGCGCTGTCGGATGCGTGGTTCCTCTGCACCGTGAGCTGGCGATAGGCACGTTAAGGGGCATTCTGCGGCAAGCCAGGATAACCCCTGATGAGTTTATGGAGAACCTTTAGCGAACGAGCGCCGAACGTCAGATAACACGGGCTTTGCGGCTCACTTCGTTCGCCCAAATGCTTCGCACTTCGCAAAGTCCAAAAACGTTAGGCGCAATTTCGGCTAATAGTATGCATATGGAGGATACATAATGACAGACAAATATGGAAGTCATGCAGATTATATGGAATGGGTGAAAGACGATGCAGATTCACGACAAAAATCTATAGAGAAAGCTCTACATGAGGCATTTTCTAATTTCATAGAAAAACGAGAAGTTGAAGTCATTGTCTTTTCGAGTATGAACGCTTTTGATCTTGCAGAAGCTATCGTTAGCCGCCCCCTCATTCTTAAACCACTTTTAGCTGCCTGTAATATTGCGGCA
Protein-coding sequences here:
- the lptC gene encoding LPS export ABC transporter periplasmic protein LptC, which produces MRLKIFIFVLILIGIISFLLIKNTGKIKEKDKIPATEFSDSESGLKGFYLVETISGKPQWELLAKKAAMSPTHTKLEQIKCIFFSDNKPVLTVEAQNGILDTQTRDIELKGQVKATNEEGTEFRSDTLNWRAKPQIFITPDRVDIIHKKVHISGFGLEIDPEKEKIEIKEQVRIKIES
- a CDS encoding metallophosphoesterase, with translation MKIGIMADSHENMPMIAKAVEYFNQVQVDLVLHAGDIISPITCKEFKHLNSKLIAVFGNNDGERALLTKKFNELKIEIYPAPYELTIVGKRILLYHIPDFLDDLIKTGSYDVIIYGHTHTVDVREGKTLVINPGECGGWLTNNCTVGILTLPECRVEIVNMENKCEKK
- a CDS encoding histone deacetylase, which encodes MKKNNESRIGLVYHPAYLLHETRGHPENKLRLIKILKYLEESPIRDKLFYIPPRYATVEEVSFVHPLTYIKMIERACQTNKKSIDPDTQICSKSYEVALLAVGGVISAIDTVMEGKKVKNAFALIRPPGHHAEPNKGMGFCIFNNIAIGAKYAQKKYGLKKILIIDFDVHHGNGTQLVFYDDPGVLYGSIHQYPFYPGTGTQLEKGEGKGEGFTINIPLPAKSGDLEYIQAFKNYIQPQSLEFNPELVLVSAGFDAHKDDPIGGMKLTTEGYKNLAKMICEIAEQCCEGKIVSCLEGGYNLEVLPVLVEEYLLEMLNY
- a CDS encoding PorV/PorQ family protein; this encodes MNFKSIILSLCFLIILPVGVFGAGAAFLKMDVGARPQALGGAYTALADDVTSIYWNPAGLARINQPEFNFMHNEWFEGINYEFVGVAYPVEDLTFATSVTYLYMDEIKEILRDTQGYGNGRYWETGKLFTAENMALSLAFAQAIEENLFMGVNFKYIYETIEDTSASGFAVDLGILTKPSNKLGLGFVICNVGPKMKFIKDEFALPLTYRAGISYQLGRNFNISFDIKKIKDEKIDFCAGIESWFGEWLALRFSGKTNSDNKLGKFKGLSTGMSAGCGFKLGNSVLVDYAYAPYGDLGDTHKLSISTKFGTKRIPTPKVKPIKVYQPIKSYEGAKPEITKPLKKPEILTVRVKMDNVAIWDGPGSNYQRIATVSKGTELPVLDTSKKWYYKVMLEDGTIGWICSTFVE
- a CDS encoding type II toxin-antitoxin system PemK/MazF family toxin, which produces MTINRGEIYFVNLDPVKGREQAGQRPVLVLSVDAINKLPLVVTVVVGTRGENISRDYPTNVRVSPEDSGLAIETIFLCFQIRSLDPKRFPDKPAGKVSGKVLEKIETAVRYSLGL
- a CDS encoding type II toxin-antitoxin system HicB family antitoxin; the encoded protein is MATRIFTAVLHKEENLYVAECPEVGTVSQGYTVEEAIANLREATELYLEKFPLLEVTKPLMTTFEAEAYA
- a CDS encoding type II toxin-antitoxin system HicA family toxin — its product is MLKLRRVSGKETIRALERLSFERVRQRGNHVVLKKQTPEGAVGCVVPLHRELAIGTLRGILRQARITPDEFMENL